The Stenotrophomonas indicatrix DNA segment GCAAACACCGGATGATCGAACGCAGACCGATCCACCGCCGCGCGCAACGGTGCCACGAAGCGGCGGGGGCCGCCATCAGCAGTCTCCGTCCTGGTCACAGCACCTTGAGGTCGAAGGCCGGGCGCGTGGTCGGCGGCAGCGCGTCGCCGTAGAGGTCGTGCTCGTCGCTCTCGGTGATTTCCACGTCGACGAACTCACCCACGCGCAATGCCACCTGGTCTGCGTTCTGGATATGCACCAGGCCGTCGATCTCCGGCGCATCGGCCTTGGAACGAGCCACCGCGATATCGCCTTCGATGGCATCGACCAGGCATTGCTGCACCGTGCCGATCTTGGCTTCCAGACGCGAAGCCGAAATCTGCGCCTGCTTCTCCATGAAGCGCGCCAGTCGTTCCTGCTTCACTTCTTCCGGCACCGGGTCCGGCAGGTTGTTGGCCGTGGCGCCCTCCACCGGCGAGTAGGCGAACGCGCCGACGCGGTCCAGCTGCGCTTCGTCCAGGAACGACAGCAGCTCTTCGAATTCGGCCTCGGTCTCGCCCGGGAAACCGACGATGAAGGTCGAACGCACGGTGATGTCCGGCGCGATGCGGCGCCAGTTCTGCACGCGCTCCAAGGTCTTCTCGACTGCGCCGGGGCGCTTCATCAGGCGCAGGATGCGCGGGCTGGCGTGCTGGAACGGGATGTCCAGGTACGGCAGGATCCGGTTCTCGGCCATCAGCGGCACCACGTCATCGACGTGCGGATACGGATAGACGTAGTGCATGCGCACCCACGCATCCAGTTCGGACAAGCCTTCGCACAGTGCCTTCAGGCGGGTCTGGTAGGCCTTGTCGCGCCACATCTTCTCGGCGTACTTCACATCCACGCCGTAGGCAGAGGTGTCCTGCGAAACCACCAGCAGCTCGCGCACACCGCCGCGCACCAGGCGCTCGGCTTCGCGCAGCACCTCGTCCACCGGGCGCGAGACCAGCTTGCCGCGCATCGACGGAATGATGCAGAAGCTGCAATGGTGGTTGCAGCCTTCGGAAATCTTCAGATAGGCGTAGTGACGCGGGGTCAGCTTGATACCGTAGTCCGGCACCAGATCCACGAACGGGTCGTGCTTGGGCGGCAGCGCCGCGTGCACGGCTTCCATCACGCTCTGGTAATCCTGCGGCCCGGACACCGCCAGCACGTTCGGGTACGCCTCACGGATCTGCTCGGGGCGCTTGCCCAGGCAGCCGGTGACGATGACCTTGCCGTTCTGGTTCATCGCCTCGCCGATGGCATCCAGCGATTCGGTCACCGCCGAATCGATGAAGCCGCAGGTGTTGACCACCACCACGTCGGCCGAATCATAGGACGGGACGATGTCGTAGCCTTCCGACCGCAGCTGGGTGAGGATACGCTCGGAATCGACGAGGGCCTTCGGGCAGCCAAGGCTGACGAAGCCGACTTTGGGGTTCAGCTGGGACATGGAATCGCGGGACTCTGGGGGCCTGGGCCCCTGCCGGCATGGCAGGG contains these protein-coding regions:
- the rimO gene encoding 30S ribosomal protein S12 methylthiotransferase RimO, which encodes MSQLNPKVGFVSLGCPKALVDSERILTQLRSEGYDIVPSYDSADVVVVNTCGFIDSAVTESLDAIGEAMNQNGKVIVTGCLGKRPEQIREAYPNVLAVSGPQDYQSVMEAVHAALPPKHDPFVDLVPDYGIKLTPRHYAYLKISEGCNHHCSFCIIPSMRGKLVSRPVDEVLREAERLVRGGVRELLVVSQDTSAYGVDVKYAEKMWRDKAYQTRLKALCEGLSELDAWVRMHYVYPYPHVDDVVPLMAENRILPYLDIPFQHASPRILRLMKRPGAVEKTLERVQNWRRIAPDITVRSTFIVGFPGETEAEFEELLSFLDEAQLDRVGAFAYSPVEGATANNLPDPVPEEVKQERLARFMEKQAQISASRLEAKIGTVQQCLVDAIEGDIAVARSKADAPEIDGLVHIQNADQVALRVGEFVDVEITESDEHDLYGDALPPTTRPAFDLKVL